Sequence from the Sebaldella sp. S0638 genome:
GTATTTAGTATACTTACGATAAATCCGTTAGCTTTTTTACCAAGAATTTCCTCAAATCTCTTTTTTATAACATTTTGGTGTAAAAGGTCTTTAATACTAAGTTCCTTAGCGGGTAAATTATCATTGTTTTTAATAGTGGCCATATTCATCTCTCCTCGAATTCAAAATTTATATTATTGTCCTGACAGTATTTAAGTAGTCCTTTGGCTATTTCTTTTTCTAAGCCGTTTACCTGAATAATAATGTAACTATTCTTTTTTTCATTATTAACAGATGGTTTTGGTGTAGAAGTAACCGTAAAATGAGAACTAGCTTTATTAGACTGTGCTTTTAATTTTTCCTCAGTCTCTTTAATTGCTTTTTCTTCTGCCTCTTTCACAGCCTTTTGTTTATCTACCTCGGCATTTTTTCTCATTTTATCTTCAGTTTCTATAATGTCTTTTTCTTTTTCAGAAATGTATCCAAGAATATGTTCTTGTTTCTCGCCAAACATATGGATAATATCCTCAATTTTTATCTTATTTTCAATATTTTTATTCACACCCTTAAGCACTAGCTCAATAGAATTATATTTAGAATTTAGCCTGTTTATCTGCTCCTGAATGTCAGTTTCAATGGTATTCATTTTACAACCTTTTGTTTCCCATTTATCATAATCATCAATAAACTGTTCAAGGTCTTCATTAACAAGAGATTTTACAAGAACCTTTTTTAGTTCTCCGATTTTCTCCCACTTAAGATCAATCCTTTTTTGGTCAGCTAGTTTTTCTAAGTCATGTAAGTGTTTTCTGACAGTTTCCAGTCTATTGACATATGAAGTAAGATTTTCATTATATACTTTAGTTTCAGATTCCAGATAACTTTTAAGTTCTTTTCTGAAATTATCAATCTGAGTTTTTGAGTTTGATATGTCTTTTCGAAGTAATGATGTTGATTCAAGGTCAAAGTCATCATTGTAAATAATATTTTTATATTCTTCAATTTCAAGTGTAGTTTGCTCTAAAAGTTCCCAGTCTAATAATTCGGGGCTAATTTTAGCAGGGGTAATAAGTTCCTTATTAAAAGCAAGAACCAATTGTCCTGTATTTTTATTTTCTTCCATATTTTCCTCCAATTCCAATAGGATATTCTTTAATATATGGTGGTTCAATGTCATTAGTGACATAAGACCAGAATTCTATTTCTTTTTGTTTGAGTTCTTCAATTCTGTTCATCCATTCATTTTTATATATGGTGTATGTTTTAAGCTGTTTGTTTAGGTCAAAGGTATCAGAATTATCTTCAAAACACTTGAATCTGATATCAGCTACAAGGACTGCAAAATCATAATCAGTAACAAGGAAGTAATGAAGTACCTGATATAGGTAATTTTCCGGAATGGTGTCGTTATTCTCCTCGTCTTTCCAAAGCTCTTTATATGTTAAATACTGGTGAATGGTAGTAGTTTTAATTTCAAGTATACCAATATCAC
This genomic interval carries:
- a CDS encoding YqaJ viral recombinase family protein, yielding MFKKIPYSTHDEWLRLRKQGIGGSDAGLLMDIEQHGNKNIVDLWLEKSGKINKLDETNSAMERGHKLEPIVRKLYAIDNPDKVIREVKELYVHPKYDFIRASLDGEIILPNGDIGILEIKTTTIHQYLTYKELWKDEENNDTIPENYLYQVLHYFLVTDYDFAVLVADIRFKCFEDNSDTFDLNKQLKTYTIYKNEWMNRIEELKQKEIEFWSYVTNDIEPPYIKEYPIGIGGKYGRK